The proteins below are encoded in one region of Pseudonocardia sp. DSM 110487:
- a CDS encoding GYD domain-containing protein — protein MAKFAVFFSYKPETWNRMLMKPGDRPAAVRDLAASVGGSLETVYYMFGDRDGFVVLDIPDTTTAAAVSIAVSSTGAFSHLETRQLIAAEDLPAVLEKAAGARESYRPPGE, from the coding sequence ATGGCCAAGTTCGCGGTGTTCTTCAGCTACAAGCCGGAGACGTGGAACCGGATGCTGATGAAGCCCGGCGACCGGCCGGCCGCGGTGCGGGATCTGGCGGCGTCCGTCGGCGGTTCCCTCGAGACGGTGTACTACATGTTCGGTGATCGCGACGGCTTCGTCGTCCTCGACATCCCGGACACCACCACCGCCGCGGCCGTCTCCATCGCGGTGAGCAGCACCGGGGCGTTCTCGCACCTCGAGACGCGCCAGCTCATCGCCGCGGAGGACCTGCCTGCGGTGCTGGAGAAGGCCGCGGGCGCGCGGGAGTCGTACCGACCGCCGGGCGAGTGA